In Phragmites australis chromosome 17, lpPhrAust1.1, whole genome shotgun sequence, the following are encoded in one genomic region:
- the LOC133897464 gene encoding peroxisome biogenesis protein 3-1-like produces the protein MLASARGFLVRHRRKILISLGVAGAGYAAYRLYDAHRSQLVRVEQLRAREEQAADELVKNQLQTHFENVQRISDTTTLPFAMHYLRSRIMEELDISHLTDKLLQGKGGSNALTPKEKYDTWEKIKILSFTRTVSSMWAMTLLSLYVRVQVTILGRHLYLDFARGTDGAQLQAGSDTFSKNGHKDFLATADYLATYSFNALIAQMQHAATEVLREKQLKDPMSMDQVLQTVLQILDMFMSLCEDNLWINYLVPENANFYAQLMAVSSTGFDDSSLLKDVRKLDQLMSETRIVLASDDFKNIMERSLRKIVDVVIEDLASQIGTPIPPSGLPLAKLLARVAQLSLPLLEEPKKNKHIQIIRSMPEVELFYTFLYANMPPET, from the exons ATGCTCGCGTCGGCGCG GGGGTTCTTGGTGCGGCACCGGCGGAAGATACTGATCTCGCTGGGAGTTGCCGGCGCGGGCTACGCGGCCTACCGCCTCTACGACGCACACCGGAGCCAGCTCGTGCGGGTCGAGCAGCTGCGCGccagggaggagcaggccgccgaCGAGCTAGTCAAGAACCA GTTGCAGACGCACTTTGAAAACGTGCAAAGGATCTCTGACACCACTACGTTGCCCTTTGCCATGCATTATCTCCGTTCACGGATAATGGAGGAACTGGATATATCACACTTGACTGACAAGCTACTGCAAGGGAAGGGAGGATCAAACGCACTGACACCAAAGGAGAAGTATGATACTTGGGAGAAGATTAAAATTCTGA GTTTCACGAGGACAGTTTCTTCGATGTGGGCGATGACACTGCTTAGCTTATATGTTAGAGTTCAGGTTACCATATTAGGCAGACACCTCTACTTAGATTTTGCCCGTGGTACAGATGGTGCGCAATTACAG GCGGGATCTGATACATTTAGCAAAAATGGACATAAGGACTTCCTTGCAACTGCTGATTACCTTGCCACATACAGTTTCAATGCACTGATTGCACAAATGCAACATGCTGCAACAGAAGTCCTCAGAGA GAAGCAACTGAAAGACCCTATGAGCATGGACCAAGTATTGCAAACAGTGTTACAAATATTGGACATGTTCATGAGTCTTTGTGAAGATAACTTGTGGATAAATTACCTTGTACCTGAGAATGCCAATTTTTATGCACAGTTGATGGCTGTGTCCAGTACTGGCTTTGATGATTCATCACTTCTAAAGGATGTCAGAAAGCTTGACCAATTAATGTCTGAGACTCGCATAGTATTGGCAAG TGATGATTTCAAAAATATCATGGAGAGGTCATTGAGGAAGATAGTGGATGTGGTGATAGAGGACCTGGCTTCACAGATTGGAACTCCAATTCCTCCATCAGGCTTGCCCTTGGCGAAGCTCTTGGCCAGAGTAGCTCAACTGAGTTTGCCATTGCTTGAGGAgccaaagaagaacaagcacatTCAGATCATCCGAAGTATGCCTGAAGTGGAACTCTTCTACACATTCCTCTATGCGAACATGCCGCCAGAAACATAA